The Nitrospira sp. genome contains a region encoding:
- the recJ gene encoding single-stranded-DNA-specific exonuclease RecJ yields MKSKLWVVRQVDPVQRGLISRALSISSATASLLLNRGVTSVDQATAWMSPIKTHDPFLIPDMERAIDRLHQAMRRHERVCFYGDYDVDGMSATSIYLSFFRGLGAEARAYVPHRLREGYGLNEAAVRILAKEGVTLLVTSDCGTTSHREIAVANELGMDVIVTDHHQSDMDMPPALAVMNPHRREAQYPFHGLCSGGLAYKVAQAYEIKYGSGSASLESLLDLAALATIADVVPLQDENRLFVREGLAHISRGARCGIRALKQVAGISRDCTAETIAFKLGPRLNAAGRLDEAIKGVKLLTTESEREAKELAEDLEQLNRARRELEADILRDALRQVESRELPAGIVLYARGWHLGVVGIVAARIMEHFHRPTVVVAVNEHGVGKGSARTIPGFDLYQTLASCRDLLMAFGGHPSAAGVTIQEAMLPEFAERFAAIAEAWIRETQSVPMLHVDSEVRLDEITLQLIREIGVLHPFGAGNPEPTFAVRRLDVLNARVVGEKHLKLTVRQDRSLPFDSIGFGMKSLEDQGLSLKTPVDVAFTPELNHWNGYDRIQLRIRDIRAAGCE; encoded by the coding sequence ATGAAGTCTAAGCTCTGGGTCGTTCGCCAGGTAGATCCCGTCCAACGCGGCCTCATATCTCGGGCCTTGTCGATCTCCTCGGCTACTGCGTCACTGTTGCTCAATCGCGGTGTCACCAGTGTGGACCAGGCGACAGCTTGGATGTCCCCGATCAAGACGCATGATCCTTTCCTGATTCCCGACATGGAGCGGGCGATTGACCGTCTTCATCAGGCAATGCGACGGCACGAGCGGGTGTGCTTTTATGGTGATTACGATGTGGACGGCATGTCCGCCACCAGTATCTACCTCTCATTCTTCCGCGGGCTTGGCGCTGAAGCTCGAGCATACGTTCCTCACCGCTTGCGAGAGGGCTATGGTCTCAATGAGGCTGCCGTCAGGATATTGGCCAAGGAAGGTGTCACTTTGCTGGTCACGTCCGACTGCGGGACGACATCGCACCGTGAGATTGCCGTCGCAAATGAACTCGGGATGGATGTGATCGTGACCGATCACCATCAAAGCGATATGGATATGCCGCCTGCTCTGGCAGTGATGAATCCGCATCGCCGGGAGGCCCAGTATCCCTTTCATGGGCTCTGTTCCGGCGGGCTTGCCTATAAGGTCGCCCAGGCCTATGAGATAAAATATGGATCGGGTTCTGCGTCCTTGGAGTCGCTGTTGGATTTGGCCGCACTTGCGACGATCGCCGATGTCGTTCCACTCCAGGATGAAAACCGACTGTTCGTTCGCGAGGGCCTCGCCCATATTTCACGAGGTGCCCGCTGCGGCATACGGGCCTTGAAACAGGTGGCGGGCATTAGTCGTGACTGCACGGCGGAGACGATCGCCTTCAAACTCGGGCCTCGACTCAATGCCGCGGGGCGCTTGGATGAGGCCATCAAAGGCGTCAAGCTCCTGACTACGGAGTCGGAGCGGGAAGCCAAAGAGTTGGCTGAAGACTTGGAGCAATTGAATCGAGCTCGCCGGGAACTTGAGGCCGATATTCTTCGGGATGCATTAAGACAGGTCGAATCACGGGAGTTACCCGCCGGTATCGTATTGTACGCGCGAGGGTGGCATCTGGGAGTCGTCGGTATCGTGGCTGCCCGCATCATGGAGCACTTTCACCGTCCGACGGTCGTGGTTGCCGTGAATGAACACGGGGTCGGGAAAGGATCGGCTCGGACCATACCCGGATTCGACCTCTATCAAACCTTAGCGAGTTGCCGGGATTTGCTTATGGCATTCGGTGGTCATCCCAGTGCGGCCGGGGTCACCATTCAGGAGGCGATGTTGCCGGAATTTGCGGAGCGGTTTGCTGCGATCGCGGAAGCATGGATCCGGGAGACTCAAAGCGTTCCCATGTTGCATGTCGATTCAGAAGTGCGTCTGGACGAGATCACGCTTCAGCTGATCCGGGAAATCGGCGTGCTGCATCCATTCGGTGCCGGGAATCCGGAGCCGACCTTCGCCGTCAGGCGTCTGGATGTCCTCAACGCACGCGTTGTCGGAGAGAAGCATTTGAAGCTGACAGTCCGGCAGGACAGGTCTTTACCGTTTGATAGTATAGGATTCGGGATGAAATCGCTGGAGGATCAGGGGTTGTCGTTAAAGACACCCGTCGACGTTGCCTTTACGCCCGAGCTCAACCATTGGAATGGCTATGATCGAATTCAATTGCGTATTCGAGACATAAGGGCGGCGGGGTGTGAGTAA
- a CDS encoding PQQ-dependent sugar dehydrogenase, producing the protein MRQTIIRITLGWYFVGLLAACNSASDPQNTNTVPTATSLQLQLVASSLNSPVFLTAPQGDSTRLFVVEQGGIIKVLDRVTGTVLATYLSLTGITSAGERGLLGLAFDPDYNANGRFYVQYTDANGTITIARFLVSATNANLANPVSQVILVSIPHPTFANHNGGMLIFGPDGCLYAGVGDGGSSGDPGNNAQNLASRLGKILRIDPTTGAACTNGEINPFVLGGGDQLVWSYGLRNPWRFSFDGDDLYVGDVGQGAREEVNVSQGPSAGRGLNYGWRLMEGSICFNPTVNCNSGGLTLPILEYTHDNGACAITGGYVYRGQAVPAIQGTYFYADFCARFVRSFRFDNGSALEQTEWPLLTVPSITSFGQDSSGDLYILTQDGNVFRIVPN; encoded by the coding sequence ATGCGACAGACAATCATCCGCATAACTCTTGGTTGGTATTTCGTCGGTCTCCTCGCAGCGTGCAATAGTGCCAGTGACCCACAGAACACGAATACCGTCCCGACTGCAACCAGCCTTCAGCTCCAACTCGTCGCCAGCAGTCTGAACTCTCCTGTGTTCCTCACCGCTCCTCAGGGTGACTCCACCCGTCTGTTTGTCGTGGAACAGGGTGGTATCATTAAGGTTCTTGATCGTGTAACGGGAACCGTGCTCGCCACATATCTCTCTTTAACCGGCATCACCAGCGCAGGAGAACGAGGATTACTGGGGCTGGCCTTTGACCCAGACTACAATGCGAACGGCCGCTTCTACGTCCAGTATACGGATGCCAATGGCACGATCACGATCGCTCGGTTTTTGGTATCAGCAACGAATGCCAACCTCGCCAATCCGGTTTCGCAGGTCATCTTAGTTTCCATTCCGCATCCGACCTTTGCCAACCATAACGGAGGCATGTTGATATTCGGACCGGATGGTTGTCTATATGCAGGAGTCGGTGACGGAGGAAGCTCAGGGGATCCCGGCAACAATGCTCAGAACCTCGCAAGTCGGCTGGGGAAGATTCTCCGGATCGATCCGACCACCGGAGCTGCCTGTACGAATGGAGAAATCAATCCTTTTGTCCTCGGCGGAGGTGATCAGTTGGTCTGGAGCTATGGACTCCGTAATCCCTGGCGTTTTTCGTTTGATGGTGACGATCTGTATGTCGGAGACGTCGGCCAAGGCGCACGGGAAGAGGTTAATGTGTCACAAGGACCCAGTGCAGGACGCGGACTGAATTACGGATGGCGGCTCATGGAAGGATCGATCTGTTTTAATCCGACTGTCAACTGTAATAGCGGTGGACTCACCTTGCCGATCCTGGAATATACCCACGACAACGGAGCCTGCGCCATCACCGGCGGCTACGTGTATCGAGGCCAGGCAGTGCCGGCAATCCAAGGCACCTATTTCTATGCGGATTTCTGCGCCCGCTTTGTTCGCAGTTTTCGATTCGACAACGGGTCGGCTCTCGAACAAACAGAGTGGCCTCTGCTTACCGTACCTTCAATAACCAGCTTCGGCCAAGACAGTTCAGGAGACCTTTATATTCTGACTCAAGATGGCAATGTGTTTCGGATCGTTCCGAATTAG
- a CDS encoding ubiquitin-like protein Pup — MEKQERKQEAKREPQGKEEVKANPKVVEAGKKIKEDIDKLVDEIDDVLEKNAEEFVKNYVQKGGE, encoded by the coding sequence ATGGAAAAGCAAGAGCGAAAACAGGAAGCCAAACGAGAGCCGCAAGGGAAGGAAGAAGTAAAGGCCAATCCCAAGGTCGTCGAGGCCGGCAAGAAAATTAAAGAGGACATCGACAAACTGGTCGACGAAATCGATGATGTCCTTGAAAAAAACGCTGAAGAATTTGTGAAGAATTACGTTCAGAAAGGAGGGGAATAG
- a CDS encoding sodium-translocating pyrophosphatase, which produces MSDSAIVIFALIAAVTGIAYGLYLAMWVFKLDAGNAKMQEISKAIQEGAGAYMNRQYKTVGFVAAGLFVVLAAAGAVSDKFGLLTAIGFLVGAGASSIAGYVGMIIAVRANVRTAQAAHNGMNAALIVAFRGGAVTGLLLIGLGLLAITAFYTIAQSIAGQEKAIHALLSLGFGGSLISVFARVGGGIYTKAADVGADLVGKVEAGIPEDDPRNPAVIADNVGDNVGDCAGMAADLFETYAVTTVAAMVLAFTMFKGATAPILYPLALGGVTIFATIIGILFVKVSEGGEIMTALYKGLFVAGGISAAAFFPITSKIMDGVGGVSGMSYYFAALIGLTVTLALVFITDYYTSKSYEPVKYISKASETGHATNIIAGLAVGMQSTSAPVVVISAAILGSYWICGGAESGGLYGVAVAAVSMLSMAGIVVAIDAFGPITDNAGGIAEMSHLGKEVRDITDPLDAVGNTTKAVTKGYAIGSAALAAVVLFAEYSREVAAHNPALAAFDLSNPKVLVGLFLGGMLPFIFGAMCMRAVGEAGGLIVEEVRRQFRTIKGIMEGTGKPEYGTCVDIVTQAAIQKMMIPGLIPVVSPVVVGVVLGPQALGGVLVGSIVTGLFVAISMTSGGGAWDNAKKFIEEQGKKGTETHKAAVTGDTVGDPYKDTAGPAINPMIKVINIVALLIVSLIV; this is translated from the coding sequence GTGAGTGATTCAGCGATTGTAATCTTTGCACTCATCGCGGCCGTGACCGGTATTGCCTATGGACTGTACCTGGCGATGTGGGTGTTCAAGCTCGATGCCGGCAACGCGAAGATGCAGGAAATCTCAAAGGCCATTCAAGAAGGTGCCGGCGCCTATATGAATCGACAGTACAAAACTGTCGGCTTCGTGGCGGCGGGTCTGTTCGTTGTTCTGGCAGCTGCCGGAGCAGTGTCGGATAAATTCGGCTTGCTCACCGCGATTGGTTTCTTGGTCGGCGCGGGAGCCTCGTCCATCGCCGGCTATGTCGGAATGATTATCGCGGTTCGCGCCAATGTGCGCACTGCGCAAGCCGCGCATAACGGCATGAACGCCGCCCTGATCGTTGCTTTCCGGGGTGGGGCGGTGACCGGTCTCTTGCTGATCGGGCTCGGCCTGCTGGCCATTACGGCCTTCTATACCATCGCTCAGTCGATTGCCGGTCAGGAGAAAGCCATCCATGCATTGCTCAGTCTCGGCTTCGGCGGCAGCTTGATCTCGGTCTTTGCGCGTGTCGGCGGTGGGATCTACACAAAGGCAGCGGACGTCGGCGCCGACTTGGTCGGCAAGGTCGAGGCGGGTATTCCAGAGGATGATCCGAGGAATCCGGCTGTTATCGCGGATAACGTCGGTGACAATGTGGGAGATTGTGCCGGAATGGCGGCAGACCTGTTTGAGACCTATGCCGTGACGACAGTGGCAGCAATGGTGCTGGCGTTTACAATGTTCAAGGGAGCGACCGCCCCGATTCTTTATCCGCTGGCCTTGGGTGGCGTGACGATCTTTGCGACCATCATCGGTATTCTCTTTGTAAAGGTCAGCGAGGGCGGTGAAATCATGACCGCCCTCTATAAGGGGTTGTTTGTGGCCGGCGGGATTTCGGCCGCGGCGTTCTTCCCAATTACCTCAAAAATCATGGATGGGGTGGGTGGTGTCAGCGGCATGAGCTACTACTTTGCGGCACTAATTGGTCTGACTGTGACCTTGGCGCTCGTGTTCATTACCGACTACTACACGTCGAAGAGTTATGAGCCGGTAAAGTATATTTCCAAAGCCAGCGAAACCGGGCACGCCACCAACATTATCGCAGGCCTGGCAGTAGGCATGCAGTCGACATCGGCTCCTGTGGTGGTGATTTCCGCGGCGATTCTCGGCAGTTACTGGATTTGCGGTGGGGCGGAATCAGGAGGGCTTTATGGCGTCGCCGTTGCAGCGGTGTCCATGCTCTCGATGGCCGGGATCGTTGTCGCGATCGATGCCTTTGGTCCGATCACCGATAACGCCGGTGGTATCGCCGAAATGTCGCACCTGGGCAAGGAAGTGCGCGACATCACCGATCCATTGGATGCCGTCGGCAATACGACGAAGGCGGTCACCAAAGGGTATGCGATTGGGTCTGCCGCATTGGCGGCAGTGGTGCTGTTTGCCGAATACTCGCGTGAGGTGGCCGCACACAATCCGGCGCTGGCTGCATTCGATCTTTCCAATCCAAAAGTCCTGGTTGGGCTGTTCCTCGGCGGTATGTTGCCGTTTATCTTCGGCGCCATGTGTATGAGGGCCGTCGGTGAAGCGGGAGGGCTGATTGTGGAAGAAGTAAGGCGGCAGTTCAGAACGATCAAAGGCATCATGGAGGGGACAGGTAAGCCGGAGTATGGGACCTGTGTGGATATCGTGACCCAGGCGGCAATTCAAAAGATGATGATTCCCGGTTTGATTCCTGTGGTCTCGCCGGTGGTTGTCGGTGTGGTGCTTGGCCCACAAGCGCTCGGCGGCGTGTTGGTCGGCAGCATCGTGACCGGTCTGTTCGTTGCGATTTCCATGACAAGCGGCGGTGGCGCGTGGGACAACGCCAAGAAGTTCATCGAAGAGCAGGGCAAAAAGGGCACCGAAACACACAAGGCGGCGGTTACGGGCGATACAGTCGGTGATCCGTACAAGGATACGGCAGGTCCAGCCATCAACCCGATGATCAAGGTGATCAATATCGTGGCTCTGCTCATTGTTTCGCTGATTGTATAA
- a CDS encoding PDZ domain-containing protein, whose translation MAHRILRARIVWNVMLVGGLLVGGMESAWAATQNGAMTEEEAVKLGEEFGIIVGAVDEEIQKELKLQKPQGVAVFEVIGNSRADYAGIKVRSVIKEIDKQEIRTMTDFGRAIKKAMKECNFTVGTYEPADPDDPVGWGVNFHFVGCKRD comes from the coding sequence GTGGCACACAGGATTTTGAGAGCACGGATTGTATGGAACGTGATGCTGGTCGGCGGTCTTCTTGTGGGTGGTATGGAAAGCGCGTGGGCCGCGACCCAGAACGGCGCCATGACGGAAGAAGAAGCGGTCAAGCTTGGAGAAGAGTTTGGGATCATTGTCGGCGCCGTGGATGAAGAGATTCAAAAGGAACTCAAGCTTCAGAAACCACAGGGCGTTGCAGTGTTCGAGGTGATCGGAAACTCGCGCGCGGACTATGCGGGGATCAAGGTGCGATCCGTCATCAAGGAAATCGACAAACAAGAGATCCGAACCATGACGGACTTCGGGCGGGCCATCAAAAAAGCCATGAAAGAATGCAATTTTACCGTTGGAACCTATGAGCCGGCCGATCCCGACGATCCTGTCGGATGGGGCGTCAATTTTCATTTCGTCGGCTGTAAGCGGGATTAG
- a CDS encoding bifunctional (p)ppGpp synthetase/guanosine-3',5'-bis(diphosphate) 3'-pyrophosphohydrolase, whose protein sequence is MYETVTDIDQLLDRLQSYQPDADLALVRKAYQFSAKAHEGQTRRSGEPYVKHPVAVAGVLTALKTDATAIVAGLLHDTLEDTVATADELQQEFGKEVVQLVDGVTKIGKITFRSSEEKQAENFRKMVLSMADDIRVVIIKLADRLHNMRTLEHLKESKRQEIAQETLEIYAPLANRIGIGWVKNELEDLCLKHLKPDVYETLRVSVAKRDEDRQQYIQEVQALVEKALVENGLAGAVYGRPKHLYGIYQKMKKQSISFEEVYDLTALRIITDTKMNCYAVLGVIHSLWRPLPGRFKDYIAIPKSNLYQSLHTTVVGPKGEHVEFQIRTEEMHRVAEYGIAAHWKYKEQGRVQDKDSKAFGWLRQFIEWQKDLPDNRQFMDSVKLELFHDVVYVFTPKGMVKELPKGATPVDFAYAIHTEVGDHCVGAKVNGKIVPLKHEVTSGDTIEILTSSNQTPHKDWLKFVRTSRAKTKIKHWIKAEEQKRSLEIGRRLLEAEIRRHGLAPAQVLKSDSLLEIAKQEGYESTDELAAAVGFGNVATAQIVGRLITPASGNAPVQPEPVTLPKVPSRGREERGVQVKGGRDLLMQLSRCCNPVPGDKILGYITRGRGLTIHSVDCPNLEALDYDRERLVEVEWDTATPSQHAVKIAVIAEDKTGVLANVSSAIAECQANISRAEIITREDRKAELDFVVEVADTDHLNRVLKAIERVEGVITARRLRSWRQKS, encoded by the coding sequence ATGTACGAAACTGTCACAGATATCGACCAACTGCTGGATCGCCTCCAAAGCTATCAACCGGACGCCGATCTCGCTTTGGTGCGAAAGGCTTATCAGTTCTCCGCCAAAGCCCACGAAGGACAAACACGCCGCTCCGGCGAACCCTACGTAAAACATCCCGTGGCGGTGGCCGGTGTGTTGACGGCCCTCAAAACCGACGCCACAGCAATCGTGGCTGGACTCCTCCACGATACGTTGGAAGATACGGTGGCCACGGCCGATGAACTTCAACAGGAATTCGGCAAGGAAGTCGTCCAGCTCGTCGACGGAGTCACGAAGATCGGGAAGATCACCTTTCGAAGCTCCGAAGAGAAGCAGGCCGAAAACTTCCGCAAAATGGTGCTCTCGATGGCGGATGATATCCGCGTCGTGATCATCAAGCTGGCCGACCGACTCCACAATATGCGGACACTCGAACACCTTAAAGAAAGTAAGCGCCAAGAGATTGCACAGGAGACGCTGGAGATCTATGCGCCATTGGCCAACCGCATCGGAATCGGCTGGGTGAAGAACGAGCTCGAGGATCTCTGCCTCAAACATCTCAAGCCGGATGTCTACGAAACCTTGCGCGTCAGCGTCGCGAAGCGGGACGAAGATCGCCAGCAATATATCCAAGAGGTCCAAGCACTGGTCGAGAAGGCTCTGGTGGAAAACGGGCTGGCTGGGGCGGTGTACGGCAGGCCCAAGCATCTCTACGGCATCTATCAAAAGATGAAGAAGCAATCGATCTCGTTTGAAGAGGTCTATGACCTCACTGCGTTACGGATCATTACCGATACCAAGATGAACTGCTATGCGGTACTCGGGGTGATCCATTCGCTGTGGCGTCCGTTGCCGGGCCGTTTCAAGGATTACATCGCGATTCCCAAGTCCAATCTCTATCAGTCGCTCCATACGACCGTGGTCGGACCGAAAGGCGAGCATGTGGAATTTCAGATTCGCACTGAGGAGATGCACCGTGTGGCCGAATACGGGATCGCGGCCCATTGGAAATATAAGGAACAGGGGCGGGTGCAGGATAAAGACAGCAAAGCATTTGGATGGCTGAGGCAATTCATCGAATGGCAAAAGGACTTGCCGGATAACCGCCAATTCATGGATTCGGTGAAACTCGAGCTGTTCCACGACGTCGTGTACGTCTTTACGCCTAAGGGAATGGTGAAAGAGCTGCCCAAGGGGGCGACCCCGGTGGATTTTGCGTATGCCATTCATACGGAAGTGGGCGATCACTGTGTCGGTGCGAAGGTCAACGGTAAGATCGTTCCGCTCAAGCATGAGGTGACGAGCGGTGATACCATCGAGATCCTGACGTCGTCCAATCAGACTCCGCACAAGGACTGGCTCAAGTTCGTCCGAACGTCACGGGCAAAAACAAAAATCAAACATTGGATCAAAGCGGAGGAACAGAAGCGAAGCCTGGAAATCGGCCGGCGCTTGCTCGAAGCGGAGATCCGTCGTCATGGGTTAGCTCCGGCACAAGTGTTGAAGTCCGATTCACTGCTCGAGATCGCCAAACAAGAAGGATATGAATCGACTGACGAACTGGCCGCAGCCGTTGGATTCGGCAATGTCGCCACGGCTCAAATCGTCGGAAGGTTGATCACCCCTGCATCCGGGAATGCGCCTGTTCAGCCGGAACCTGTGACCCTCCCAAAAGTCCCAAGCCGGGGAAGAGAAGAACGGGGAGTTCAGGTGAAGGGCGGCCGTGATCTTTTGATGCAACTGTCCCGCTGCTGTAATCCGGTTCCCGGTGACAAAATCTTGGGATACATCACCCGCGGAAGGGGTCTGACAATTCATTCTGTCGACTGCCCTAACTTGGAAGCGTTAGATTATGATCGAGAACGGTTGGTTGAAGTGGAATGGGATACCGCCACGCCCAGCCAACACGCGGTAAAAATCGCCGTGATTGCGGAGGATAAGACCGGGGTCCTGGCGAATGTCTC